In Salvelinus alpinus chromosome 22, SLU_Salpinus.1, whole genome shotgun sequence, one genomic interval encodes:
- the LOC139549841 gene encoding odorant receptor 131-2-like, with product MANNNTTTADDGSSSSLQQVNDRIIIVQVINAIFIYIICLLIFTFFKKDTFLTNTRYVFFAHTLLADCLYLIMTNNLLLLTYFSVTLPAAVCVVFCVLLSELTFVTPLTLTAMSLERYVAICMPLRHGELSTVRRAIHCILLIHSISAIQPIIIVSIFFASVPLGFYTQYKLCSAEMFIAHKWQRHLRSVIGQFYFLVMSITIVFIYVRIIAVAKEASDNKKSLSKGRKTVILHAIQLFLCLIQLWCPFMEAAILPINLKLYIDVRFFDYIAFILAPRCLCPLVYGLRDEKFFLAIKYYVFFGVNKNISPIITGHMKT from the coding sequence ATGGCTAACAACAATACAACAACTGCAGATGatggtagcagctcctctctgcaACAAGTTAATGACAGGATCATAATAGTCCAGGTGATAAATGCAATCTTCATTTACATCATCTGCCTGCTCATCTTCACCTTCTTCAAAAAGGACACCTTTCTCACAAACACACGTTATGTTTTCTTTGCTCACACACTGCTGGCTGACTGTCTGTACCTAATCATGACTAATAACTTGCTCCTCCTGACTTACTTTAGTGTCACCCTGCcagctgctgtgtgtgttgtCTTCTGTGTGTTGCTAAGTGAGTTGACCTTTGTCACGCCGCTGACACTGACAGCCATGAGCCTGGAGCGGTATGTGGCCATCTGCATGCCTCTGCGCCACGGAGAACTCTCCACTGTACGCAGAGCCATTCACTGCATCCTACTCATCCACAGCATCAGCGCCATACAGCCCATCATAATTGTCTCCATCTTCTTTGCCTCAGTCCCTCTGGGCTTCTACACGCAGTATAAGCTGTGTTCAGCAGAGATGTTTATTGCACACAAGTGGCAGAGACACCTTAGATCAGTTATAGGTCAGTTCTACTTTCTGGTCATGTCCATCACCATTGTGTTTATCTATGTTAGAATAATTGCAGTGGCCAAAGAAGCATCGGACAATAAGAAATCTTTATCTAAAGGTCGTAAAACGGTGATTCTCCACGCTATCcagttgttcctgtgtctgatcCAGCTGTGGTGCCCGTTCATGGAGGCTGCCATCCTGCCAATTAATTTGAAATTGTACATTGATGTGAGATTCTTTGATTACATTGCTTTTATTCTGGCCCCGCGATGTCTTTGTCCACTTGTCTATGGCCTAAGGGATGAAAAGTTTTTTCTTGCAATTAAATATTATGTATTTTTTGGGGTGAATAAGAACATTTCCCCAATAATTACTGGTCATATGAAAACATAA